The Actinomycetes bacterium sequence AGAGAGGAATTAAGGTTTTCCCTTTCTTCCGCTGAAAGCTCGTCATTTACCACTTTTAACAGTGAATCAAAAGCATCAACTGCCAGCTTGGCATCCTCCTGGTTTTTAAACCGGTCATTGGTTCCTGCCGGCAATCCCATCTTCTTATAGGCCAGACTGGA is a genomic window containing:
- a CDS encoding DUF1844 domain-containing protein, which produces SSLAYKKMGLPAGTNDRFKNQEDAKLAVDAFDSLLKVVNDELSAEERENLNSSLSNLQLNFVKIFK